One region of Bacillus zhangzhouensis genomic DNA includes:
- the secDF gene encoding protein translocase subunit SecDF, with product MKKGRILAFFLVVLLIGTGVGLLTKPVAKDITLGLDLQGGFEVLYDVHPVKKEDKITNSVLVSTVEALNRRANVLGVSEPNISIEGNNRIRVQLAGVKDQNRAREILSTEAQLSFRDTNDKELLNGSDLVENSAKQTFNQTNEPIVTVKLKDAKKFGDVTRKVAAMAPNNQLVIWLDYHKGDSFKKEVSKSNHKYVSAPNVNQEINSSDVQIEGNFTVQEAKDLASILNAGALPVKLTEKYSTSVSAQFGEQALNETVFAGIVGIAFIFLFMLFYYRLPGFIAVITLSAYIYITLQVFDWMGAVMTLPGIAALILGVGMAVDANIITYERIKEELKLGKSVRSAFRSGNRRSFATIFDANLTSIIAGGVLFFFGTSSVKGFATMLILSILTSFITAVFLSRFLLGLLVESRALDRKKGWFGVRKKDIMSIHETTENTEPKTPFDKWDFVSKRKGFMIFSAAITIAGIIVLSIFKLNAGIDFSSGTRIDVQSDHKLTTAQVEQDFKKLDLETDSVVLSGQKENQAAARFVGVPNKEKIAEVKDYFKDKYGTEPNVSTVSPTVGKELARNALYAVIIASIGIILYVSIRFEYKMAIAAIVSLLYDAFFIVAFFSITRLEVDVTFIAAILTVIGYSINDTIVTFDRVREQMKKRKPKTIEDLSYIVNLSLQQTFTRSVNTVLTVLVVVVALLIFGSASITNFSIALLVGLLTGVYSSLYIAAQIWLMWKGRELKKPAKIDTDQDI from the coding sequence ATGAAAAAAGGGCGCATTCTTGCGTTTTTCTTAGTGGTTCTGTTAATCGGAACTGGCGTGGGCTTACTGACAAAGCCTGTTGCGAAAGATATAACGCTAGGGCTGGATTTACAGGGTGGATTTGAAGTCCTGTATGATGTACATCCAGTGAAAAAAGAGGACAAGATCACAAATAGTGTTCTTGTTAGTACAGTGGAGGCTCTTAACCGAAGAGCGAACGTGCTTGGTGTAAGTGAGCCGAACATCTCGATTGAAGGCAACAACCGTATCCGTGTGCAGCTAGCGGGAGTAAAAGATCAAAACAGAGCAAGGGAAATTCTTTCCACTGAAGCGCAGTTATCCTTCAGAGATACGAATGATAAAGAGCTCCTAAACGGATCTGATCTTGTTGAAAACAGTGCAAAACAAACATTCAATCAAACGAATGAACCGATTGTGACGGTTAAACTCAAAGATGCGAAAAAATTTGGTGACGTCACAAGAAAAGTAGCAGCGATGGCACCAAATAATCAGCTCGTCATTTGGCTTGATTATCACAAAGGAGACTCCTTCAAAAAAGAAGTCTCAAAATCAAACCACAAATATGTATCTGCACCAAATGTGAATCAAGAGATTAACAGCAGTGACGTACAAATTGAAGGGAATTTTACTGTCCAAGAGGCAAAAGACCTTGCAAGTATTTTAAATGCCGGGGCATTGCCAGTAAAATTAACAGAAAAATATTCCACATCTGTAAGTGCACAGTTTGGTGAACAAGCACTGAACGAAACAGTGTTCGCAGGAATTGTAGGAATCGCATTTATCTTCTTATTCATGCTATTTTATTACCGTTTACCTGGTTTTATTGCTGTCATCACACTTTCAGCTTATATCTATATTACGTTGCAAGTGTTTGACTGGATGGGCGCGGTTATGACACTGCCTGGAATTGCCGCACTCATTTTAGGGGTAGGGATGGCTGTTGATGCCAACATTATTACTTATGAACGGATCAAAGAAGAGCTGAAGCTCGGCAAATCTGTCCGTTCTGCTTTCAGATCAGGGAACCGCAGATCATTTGCGACCATCTTTGATGCAAACTTAACAAGTATTATTGCCGGCGGAGTGCTGTTCTTCTTCGGAACAAGCTCTGTAAAAGGATTTGCAACAATGCTCATCCTCTCGATTTTAACAAGCTTTATCACGGCTGTATTCCTATCAAGATTCCTTCTTGGACTGCTTGTAGAAAGCCGCGCGCTTGACCGCAAAAAAGGCTGGTTTGGTGTCCGCAAAAAAGACATCATGAGTATTCATGAAACAACAGAAAATACGGAGCCGAAAACGCCATTTGATAAATGGGATTTCGTCAGCAAACGTAAAGGCTTTATGATTTTCTCAGCAGCCATTACCATTGCGGGAATCATCGTTCTTTCCATTTTCAAGCTCAATGCCGGTATTGACTTTTCTAGTGGAACAAGGATTGATGTTCAAAGCGATCACAAGCTGACAACTGCACAAGTAGAGCAAGACTTTAAAAAGCTGGATCTTGAAACGGACAGTGTAGTGTTATCGGGTCAAAAAGAAAACCAGGCAGCCGCACGGTTTGTCGGTGTGCCGAACAAAGAAAAGATTGCTGAAGTAAAAGATTACTTCAAAGATAAATACGGCACTGAGCCGAACGTAAGTACAGTGTCTCCGACTGTTGGAAAAGAACTTGCCCGTAATGCACTATATGCCGTCATCATTGCTTCTATCGGGATCATTTTATATGTATCCATCCGATTTGAGTATAAGATGGCGATTGCGGCGATTGTCTCCCTGCTATACGACGCATTCTTTATTGTCGCCTTCTTTAGTATTACGCGCTTAGAGGTGGATGTCACCTTCATTGCTGCGATCCTCACGGTCATCGGGTACTCGATCAACGACACGATCGTTACCTTCGACAGGGTTCGTGAACAAATGAAGAAACGTAAACCGAAAACCATTGAAGATCTATCGTACATTGTGAACTTAAGCTTACAGCAAACCTTTACGCGATCTGTCAACACGGTGCTGACTGTGCTTGTCGTTGTTGTCGCACTGCTTATCTTCGGATCAGCGTCGATTACAAACTTCTCCATTGCCTTACTTGTCGGCTTATTAACAGGGGTGTACTCATCTCTTTATATCGCGGCACAAATTTGGCTGATGTGGAAAGGCCGTGAGCTGAAAAAACCTGCTAAGATAGATACAGATCAAGATATTTAA
- a CDS encoding post-transcriptional regulator produces the protein MTQHPAAIYKDHLKPFLFSKLEEFIVLGYKDVDLEELWSYLENKKWKKKQEYPIHEMVADILSVKIGEFMNYATVQSFKTSAFLDSEDGKNMLDELLK, from the coding sequence ATGACACAACACCCAGCTGCTATTTACAAAGACCATTTAAAGCCTTTTCTGTTCAGTAAGCTTGAAGAATTCATCGTTTTGGGCTATAAAGATGTAGATTTAGAGGAATTATGGTCATACTTAGAGAATAAGAAGTGGAAGAAAAAACAAGAGTATCCGATTCATGAAATGGTTGCAGATATTTTATCTGTGAAAATAGGCGAATTTATGAACTATGCAACCGTTCAGTCGTTTAAAACGTCTGCTTTTTTGGACAGTGAAGATGGCAAGAATATGCTGGATGAACTGTTGAAATAA